A window of the Yersinia rochesterensis genome harbors these coding sequences:
- the ftsL gene encoding cell division protein FtsL codes for MIGNERHGLVGVIGGDLIRNAKIPLILLIAVLVSAVLVVTTAHRTRLLTAEREQLVLERDALDIEWRNLILEENALGDHSRVESIAIDKLKMQHVDPSQENIVVQ; via the coding sequence GTGATAGGCAACGAACGCCACGGTTTAGTTGGGGTCATCGGCGGTGATTTAATCCGCAATGCGAAGATTCCATTAATTTTACTGATCGCGGTGTTAGTGTCTGCTGTTTTGGTTGTGACCACCGCCCACCGTACGCGCTTGCTCACTGCTGAGCGCGAGCAACTGGTGCTGGAGCGGGATGCGCTGGATATTGAGTGGCGTAACCTGATTCTGGAAGAGAATGCATTGGGTGATCACAGCCGAGTTGAAAGTATTGCGATTGACAAGCTTAAAATGCAACACGTTGATCCATCACAAGAAAACATTGTGGTTCAGTAA
- the ftsW gene encoding cell division protein FtsW: MRMPGLGLFNTVKHFVMGSRESDTTSMVLYDRTLLWLTFGLAIIGFVMVTSASMPIGQRLASDPFLFAKRDALYLVLAFGLSLVTLRIPMAVWQRYSNIMLLISIVLLLVVLVVGSSVNGASRWISLGPLRIQPAELSKLSLFCYLASYLVRKVEEVRTNFWGFCKPMGVMVILAVLLLAQPDLGTVVVLFITTLAMLFLAGAKMWQFLAIIGSGIFAVCLLIVAEPYRMRRVTSFWNPWEDPFGSGYQLTQSLMAFGRGEFWGQGLGNSVQKLEYLPEAHTDFIFAILGEELGYFGVVLALLMVFFVAFRAMSIGRRALEIDQRFSGFLACSIGVWFSFQALVNVGAAAGMLPTKGLTLPLISYGGSSLIIMSTAIVLLLRIDFETRLAKAQAFVRSAR, translated from the coding sequence ATGCGTATGCCGGGGCTGGGGCTGTTCAATACCGTAAAACATTTTGTGATGGGGTCGCGCGAAAGCGATACCACCAGCATGGTGCTTTACGACAGAACCTTGCTGTGGCTGACATTTGGCTTGGCGATTATTGGTTTTGTGATGGTGACGTCGGCTTCGATGCCGATTGGTCAGCGTTTGGCCAGTGACCCCTTCCTGTTTGCTAAGCGCGATGCACTGTATCTTGTGCTGGCCTTCGGTTTATCGCTGGTGACTTTGCGCATCCCAATGGCGGTTTGGCAGCGCTACAGTAATATTATGTTATTGATTTCAATAGTGTTGCTGTTGGTGGTTTTGGTGGTGGGTAGCTCAGTCAACGGGGCATCACGCTGGATTTCACTGGGGCCGCTACGCATTCAGCCAGCTGAATTATCCAAACTGTCGCTGTTTTGTTATCTCGCCAGTTATCTGGTGCGTAAAGTTGAAGAGGTTCGCACTAACTTCTGGGGCTTCTGTAAGCCAATGGGCGTAATGGTTATTCTGGCGGTATTACTGCTGGCGCAGCCCGATTTAGGTACCGTGGTGGTGCTGTTTATCACCACGCTGGCCATGTTGTTTCTGGCTGGCGCAAAAATGTGGCAGTTCCTGGCGATTATCGGCTCGGGTATTTTTGCTGTTTGCCTGTTGATTGTGGCGGAACCTTACCGTATGCGCCGGGTAACTTCGTTCTGGAACCCATGGGAAGATCCTTTCGGCAGCGGTTACCAGCTGACCCAATCACTGATGGCTTTTGGTCGCGGTGAGTTTTGGGGGCAAGGGCTGGGGAATTCAGTGCAAAAACTGGAATATTTACCGGAAGCACATACTGACTTTATTTTCGCGATTTTAGGTGAGGAGCTCGGGTATTTCGGTGTGGTTCTTGCATTGTTAATGGTATTCTTCGTCGCTTTTCGTGCTATGTCCATTGGGCGTCGCGCTTTAGAGATAGATCAGCGATTTTCCGGCTTTTTGGCCTGCTCGATTGGCGTTTGGTTTAGCTTCCAGGCGCTGGTTAATGTTGGGGCTGCCGCTGGAATGTTGCCTACTAAAGGTTTGACTTTACCCCTGATAAGTTACGGTGGTTCGAGCCTGATTATTATGTCAACGGCCATCGTGTTGTTGTTACGCATTGATTTTGAAACACGTTTGGCTAAAGCCCAAGCGTTTGTAAGGAGTGCCCGATGA
- the mraY gene encoding phospho-N-acetylmuramoyl-pentapeptide-transferase encodes MLVWLAEYLVKFYSGFNVFSYLTFRAIVSLLTALFISLWMGPHLIAYLQKLQIGQVVRNDGPESHFSKRGTPTMGGLLILFSITISVLMWAYPSNPYVWCVLFILIGYGIVGFIDDYRKVVRKNTKGLIARWKYFWQSIIALAAAFTMYSIGKDTSATELVVPFFKDVMPQLGLLYILLAYFVIVGTSNAVNLTDGLDGLAIMPTVFVAAGFALVAWATGNMNFAAYLHIPYLRHAGELVIVCTAIVGAGLGFLWFNTYPAQVFMGDVGSLALGGALGTIAVLLRQEFLLVIMGGVFVVETLSVILQVGSFKLRGQRIFRMAPIHHHYELKGWPEPRVIVRFWIISLMLVLIGLATLKVR; translated from the coding sequence ATGTTAGTTTGGCTGGCTGAATACTTAGTAAAATTTTACTCGGGCTTTAACGTCTTTTCCTATTTGACGTTCCGCGCCATTGTCAGTCTGTTGACGGCATTATTTATCTCATTGTGGATGGGGCCGCACCTGATTGCCTATCTACAGAAGTTGCAAATTGGTCAGGTGGTGCGTAATGACGGGCCAGAGTCACATTTCAGCAAGCGCGGCACCCCCACCATGGGCGGGCTGTTGATCCTGTTCTCCATCACTATTTCGGTGCTGATGTGGGCTTATCCGTCTAACCCGTATGTCTGGTGTGTGCTGTTCATTCTTATTGGTTATGGGATTGTCGGTTTTATTGATGATTACCGCAAAGTGGTACGCAAAAACACCAAGGGCTTGATTGCCCGATGGAAATACTTCTGGCAGTCAATCATTGCGCTGGCTGCGGCTTTCACCATGTACAGCATCGGCAAAGATACGTCGGCCACCGAGTTGGTGGTGCCATTCTTTAAAGATGTCATGCCACAGCTTGGCCTGTTGTACATCCTGCTAGCTTATTTCGTGATTGTCGGCACCAGCAATGCAGTCAACCTGACCGATGGGTTGGATGGCTTGGCGATTATGCCAACAGTGTTTGTTGCCGCGGGTTTTGCATTGGTTGCCTGGGCGACCGGTAACATGAATTTCGCTGCATATCTGCATATTCCTTATCTGCGCCATGCCGGTGAGCTGGTGATTGTCTGCACCGCGATTGTCGGAGCCGGGCTGGGCTTTTTGTGGTTTAACACTTATCCGGCGCAAGTGTTTATGGGCGATGTCGGCTCCCTGGCATTGGGCGGCGCGCTGGGCACCATCGCGGTATTGCTGCGCCAAGAGTTCTTATTAGTGATTATGGGCGGGGTGTTCGTGGTTGAAACGCTGTCGGTCATCTTGCAAGTCGGTTCCTTTAAGTTACGTGGGCAGCGGATTTTCCGTATGGCCCCGATTCATCATCATTACGAACTTAAAGGCTGGCCGGAACCACGGGTGATCGTGCGCTTCTGGATTATTTCGCTGATGCTGGTGCTGATTGGCCTGGCGACGCTGAAGGTGCGGTAA
- the murF gene encoding UDP-N-acetylmuramoyl-tripeptide--D-alanyl-D-alanine ligase, protein MIKVSLHFLSTLLNAELIVSDKQGENVEITEVTIDTRQVTPGCLFVALKGERFDGHDFAEDAVTAGAGALLVSKRLLVGAPQLVVKDTRLALGQLAAWVREHVPARVVALTGSSGKTSVKEMVAAILRQCGKVLYTAGNFNNDIGVPLTLLRLTPEYDFAVIELGANHIGEIAYTADLSRPESALVNNLAAAHLEGFGSLAGVAQAKGEIFAGLPANGTAIINADSNDWPHWQETLHNKRVWRFSPHGAEDIDFFASDVRITPKTTYFTLHSPLGTVAIELPLPGRHNIANALAAAALAMSVGADLAAVHEGLTQLQAVPGRLFPIELAAGKLLLDDSYNANVGSMTAAAQVLAEMPGYRVMVVGDMGELGETAVDCHRQVGEAAKQAGVDKVLSVGVLSQALSDASECGEHFQNKDTLAARVSELLLEHPVITVLIKGSRSAAMENVVRALQEKASC, encoded by the coding sequence ATGATTAAGGTCTCACTGCATTTTCTGTCCACGCTGCTTAACGCTGAACTTATTGTCAGTGATAAACAGGGTGAAAACGTCGAGATAACCGAAGTGACCATTGATACCCGTCAGGTCACGCCGGGGTGTCTGTTTGTGGCGCTGAAAGGCGAACGTTTTGATGGACATGATTTTGCAGAAGATGCTGTTACCGCTGGTGCCGGAGCTTTGCTGGTAAGTAAACGCTTACTGGTGGGCGCGCCGCAATTAGTGGTTAAAGATACTCGCCTGGCTTTGGGGCAGCTTGCTGCCTGGGTTCGTGAACACGTTCCTGCCCGCGTGGTGGCGTTAACGGGGTCATCGGGTAAAACCTCGGTAAAAGAGATGGTTGCGGCCATTTTACGCCAATGCGGTAAGGTGCTGTATACCGCCGGTAACTTCAATAATGATATCGGCGTGCCGTTGACCTTGCTGCGTCTGACCCCCGAGTATGATTTTGCTGTCATTGAGCTTGGCGCTAATCATATCGGTGAAATTGCTTACACCGCCGATTTAAGCCGCCCAGAAAGTGCTTTGGTGAATAATTTAGCCGCCGCCCATTTGGAAGGTTTCGGCTCTCTGGCGGGTGTGGCGCAAGCTAAAGGGGAGATTTTTGCTGGGTTGCCTGCGAATGGCACTGCAATTATCAATGCTGACAGCAATGATTGGCCGCACTGGCAGGAAACTCTGCATAACAAACGGGTCTGGCGTTTTTCGCCTCATGGCGCAGAAGATATCGATTTTTTTGCCAGTGACGTGCGTATTACACCGAAAACGACCTATTTCACTTTGCATTCTCCCCTCGGTACTGTGGCTATCGAGTTACCGCTACCGGGGCGGCATAACATTGCCAATGCGTTGGCCGCCGCGGCATTAGCCATGTCGGTTGGCGCGGACTTAGCCGCCGTTCACGAAGGGCTGACACAGCTACAGGCCGTGCCGGGCCGCTTATTCCCCATAGAACTTGCCGCGGGTAAGTTGCTATTGGATGACAGCTACAACGCCAATGTCGGCTCCATGACCGCGGCTGCTCAAGTGCTGGCTGAAATGCCGGGCTACCGGGTGATGGTGGTCGGTGATATGGGCGAGTTGGGTGAAACCGCTGTCGATTGCCACCGTCAGGTTGGCGAAGCCGCGAAACAGGCGGGTGTCGATAAAGTGCTGAGTGTGGGCGTATTAAGCCAGGCGCTGAGTGACGCGAGTGAGTGTGGCGAGCATTTTCAGAATAAGGACACATTGGCAGCCCGAGTCAGTGAATTGCTGCTCGAACATCCGGTTATCACTGTTTTAATTAAAGGTTCACGTAGCGCCGCCATGGAAAATGTCGTGCGTGCGTTACAGGAGAAAGCATCATGTTAG
- the murG gene encoding undecaprenyldiphospho-muramoylpentapeptide beta-N-acetylglucosaminyltransferase encodes MSRETKRLMVMAGGTGGHVFPGLAVAHHLMAQGWQVRWLGTADRMEASLVPKNGIEIDFIEISGLRGKGLMAQLTAPVRIYRAVRQAKKIMRDYQPDVVLGMGGYVSGPGGLAAWLCGIPVVLHEQNGIAGLTNRWLARIAKKVLQAFPGAFPHADVVGNPVRTDVLALPLPAERLHGREGPIRVLVIGGSQGARVLNQTLPQVAATLGEQITVWHQVGKGALPDVLQAYQQAGQGDKHQVVEFIDDMAAAYAWADVVVCRSGALTVSEVAAAGLPAIFVPFQHKDRQQYWNALPLEKAGAAKIIEQPQFTAQVVSGLLADWDRATLLTMAERARTVAIPDATERVAAEVVAASK; translated from the coding sequence ATGAGTAGGGAAACCAAGCGTTTAATGGTGATGGCCGGTGGCACTGGGGGGCATGTCTTCCCCGGTTTGGCCGTGGCACATCATTTAATGGCGCAGGGCTGGCAGGTGCGTTGGTTAGGCACCGCAGATCGAATGGAAGCGTCATTGGTACCCAAAAACGGCATTGAGATTGATTTCATTGAGATTTCTGGTTTACGTGGCAAGGGGCTGATGGCCCAACTGACCGCCCCGGTGCGTATTTATCGCGCGGTGCGTCAGGCGAAGAAAATCATGCGTGATTACCAGCCAGATGTGGTGCTGGGAATGGGCGGTTATGTTTCTGGCCCCGGTGGTTTAGCTGCATGGCTGTGTGGCATCCCGGTGGTATTACATGAGCAAAACGGCATTGCGGGGTTGACCAACCGCTGGTTGGCCAGAATCGCGAAAAAAGTTTTACAGGCATTTCCAGGGGCATTTCCTCATGCCGATGTCGTGGGTAATCCGGTGCGCACCGATGTATTGGCGCTGCCATTACCGGCCGAGCGTTTGCATGGCCGTGAAGGGCCGATTCGGGTGTTAGTCATCGGGGGCAGCCAAGGTGCGCGGGTACTGAATCAAACCTTGCCGCAGGTTGCCGCGACATTGGGTGAGCAGATAACTGTTTGGCACCAAGTGGGTAAAGGCGCTTTGCCCGATGTCCTGCAAGCTTACCAGCAAGCAGGGCAGGGTGATAAGCACCAAGTTGTTGAGTTTATTGATGATATGGCCGCCGCCTATGCTTGGGCTGATGTGGTGGTTTGCCGTTCGGGCGCGTTGACGGTCAGCGAAGTGGCTGCGGCAGGGTTACCGGCGATTTTCGTCCCTTTCCAGCATAAAGACCGGCAGCAATATTGGAATGCATTGCCGTTGGAGAAAGCGGGGGCGGCGAAAATTATCGAGCAACCGCAATTTACAGCGCAAGTGGTCAGTGGCTTGTTGGCTGATTGGGATCGTGCAACTTTATTGACGATGGCCGAACGGGCAAGAACCGTGGCTATCCCAGATGCCACTGAGCGAGTGGCCGCCGAAGTGGTCGCTGCCAGTAAGTGA
- the murE gene encoding UDP-N-acetylmuramoyl-L-alanyl-D-glutamate--2,6-diaminopimelate ligase, whose product MADRNLRDLLAPWGLDVPERALREMTLDSRVAAAGDLFVAVVGHQTDGRRYIPQAIAQGVAAVVAEADGVAPDASMVEMHGVPVIYLRDLNQHLSKLAGQFYHQPGAALRLVGVTGTNGKTTTTQLLAQWAQMLGETSAVMGTVGNGLLGQVIPTENTTGSAVDIQHLLRNLVEQGATFAAMEVSSHGLIQNRVAALPFAAAVFTNLSRDHLDYHGNMASYEAAKWLLFSTHQSEHKIINADDEVGRRWLGQLPQAVAVSMENNVPAGWNGPWLSATQVQYHDNGASIAFDSSWGVGQLESRLMGAFNVSNLLVALSTLLSLGYPLAELLAAAPNLQPVCGRMEVFNAPGKPTVVVDYAHTPDALEKALAAARLHCKGQLWCVFGCGGDRDKGKRPLMGGIAEQLADRVVVTDDNPRSEEPQAIVADILSGLLDAGHAQSIHGRAEAVTSAIMQAKADDVVLIAGKGHEDYQLVGNRRLDYSDRVTVARLLGVVA is encoded by the coding sequence GTGGCAGATCGTAACTTGCGCGACTTACTCGCTCCTTGGGGGCTAGACGTCCCGGAGCGTGCGCTACGGGAAATGACATTAGACAGCCGAGTTGCCGCTGCCGGGGATTTGTTTGTCGCCGTTGTCGGCCATCAGACGGACGGGCGTCGCTATATCCCGCAAGCTATCGCCCAAGGTGTGGCGGCGGTGGTCGCGGAAGCCGACGGTGTGGCACCGGATGCCAGTATGGTCGAGATGCATGGCGTTCCTGTTATTTATCTGCGTGATTTGAATCAGCACTTATCTAAGCTGGCGGGGCAATTTTACCATCAGCCGGGTGCCGCATTACGTTTGGTCGGTGTGACCGGAACCAACGGCAAAACCACGACCACCCAATTGTTGGCGCAATGGGCTCAGATGTTGGGCGAAACCAGTGCGGTGATGGGGACGGTTGGCAATGGCCTGTTAGGGCAAGTTATCCCCACTGAAAATACCACCGGCTCAGCGGTTGATATCCAGCATTTATTGCGCAACCTGGTGGAGCAAGGGGCGACTTTCGCCGCGATGGAGGTCTCTTCCCACGGTTTGATTCAAAACCGCGTAGCCGCATTGCCATTTGCTGCCGCAGTGTTCACTAACTTAAGCCGCGATCATCTGGATTACCACGGCAATATGGCGAGTTACGAAGCGGCCAAATGGCTGCTGTTCTCCACCCATCAATCCGAACACAAAATTATTAATGCTGATGACGAAGTCGGTCGCCGCTGGTTAGGGCAGTTGCCGCAAGCTGTCGCCGTCAGTATGGAAAACAATGTTCCTGCGGGCTGGAATGGCCCATGGTTGTCTGCCACTCAGGTTCAGTATCACGATAACGGCGCGAGCATCGCTTTTGATTCAAGCTGGGGCGTAGGCCAGTTAGAAAGCCGTCTGATGGGGGCATTTAACGTCAGTAACCTGCTGGTGGCGCTGTCAACGCTGCTCTCACTGGGTTATCCGTTAGCAGAATTATTAGCCGCAGCGCCTAATTTGCAACCGGTGTGCGGGCGGATGGAAGTATTTAACGCGCCAGGCAAACCGACGGTGGTGGTGGATTATGCCCACACGCCGGATGCATTGGAAAAAGCACTGGCGGCAGCCCGTTTGCATTGTAAAGGCCAACTGTGGTGTGTGTTCGGCTGCGGTGGCGATCGTGACAAAGGTAAGCGCCCACTTATGGGCGGTATTGCGGAGCAGCTTGCGGATAGAGTGGTCGTCACTGATGATAACCCGCGCAGTGAAGAGCCGCAGGCGATTGTCGCGGATATCCTCAGCGGTTTGCTGGATGCCGGACATGCGCAATCCATCCATGGCCGTGCTGAAGCGGTCACCAGCGCCATTATGCAAGCTAAAGCCGATGATGTAGTGCTGATCGCTGGCAAAGGACATGAAGATTATCAATTAGTTGGCAATCGCCGTCTGGACTACTCCGACCGTGTCACTGTCGCGCGCTTGTTGGGGGTGGTGGCATGA
- the murD gene encoding UDP-N-acetylmuramoyl-L-alanine--D-glutamate ligase — translation MVDYQGKKVVIIGLGLTGLSCVDFFMARGVTPRVMDTRINPPGLDKLPESVEHHVGDLNPQWLLDADLIVASPGIALAHPALSEAADAGVEIVGDIELFCRENQAPVVAITGSNGKSTVTTLVGEMAKAAGWQVGVGGNIGVPALTLLQQLTTQKQENQLVVLELSSFQLETTASLRASAATILNVTEDHTDRYPFGLQQYRAAKLRVYENAKVCVVNADDALTMPVRGADSRCISFGVDVGDYHLNKQQGEIWLRVRGEKVLNTREMKLSGRHNYTNALAALALADAVGIPRSSSLTALTTFTGLPHRFQLVLERNGVRWINDSKATNVGSTEAALDGLQVDGTLHLLLGGDGKSADFSGLTRFLQGDQIKIYCFGRDGKQLAELRPEVSQLTETMEQAMALLAKSLAPRDMVLLSPACASLDQFRSFEQRGDEFARLAEELG, via the coding sequence ATGGTTGATTATCAGGGTAAAAAAGTGGTCATTATCGGGCTGGGGCTAACCGGCCTTTCCTGCGTTGATTTCTTTATGGCGCGCGGCGTTACGCCACGTGTTATGGATACCCGTATCAATCCGCCGGGTTTGGATAAATTACCCGAAAGTGTCGAGCACCATGTGGGTGACTTGAACCCACAGTGGTTATTGGATGCTGATTTGATTGTCGCCAGCCCCGGTATTGCGCTGGCACATCCTGCATTGAGTGAAGCGGCAGATGCGGGTGTCGAAATTGTCGGTGATATCGAACTGTTCTGCCGTGAAAATCAGGCACCAGTGGTGGCTATTACGGGATCTAACGGTAAAAGCACTGTGACCACGCTGGTTGGTGAAATGGCGAAAGCCGCCGGTTGGCAGGTTGGGGTCGGCGGTAATATTGGTGTTCCGGCGCTGACATTATTGCAACAGCTGACCACGCAAAAACAAGAAAATCAATTGGTGGTGTTGGAGTTATCCAGCTTCCAGTTAGAAACTACCGCCAGCCTGCGAGCTAGCGCTGCCACTATATTGAATGTCACGGAAGACCACACTGACCGTTATCCGTTCGGTTTGCAGCAATATCGCGCAGCTAAACTGCGAGTGTATGAAAACGCTAAAGTTTGTGTTGTGAATGCCGATGACGCGCTCACCATGCCAGTGCGTGGTGCGGATAGCCGCTGTATCAGCTTTGGGGTGGATGTCGGTGACTACCATCTGAATAAGCAGCAGGGCGAAATCTGGCTGCGGGTTCGCGGTGAGAAAGTGCTCAATACCCGAGAAATGAAATTGAGCGGGCGACATAACTACACCAATGCGCTGGCCGCACTGGCGCTGGCGGATGCTGTCGGTATTCCGCGCTCATCAAGTTTGACCGCGTTGACCACCTTCACCGGTCTGCCACACCGTTTCCAATTGGTGCTTGAGCGCAATGGCGTGCGTTGGATTAATGATTCCAAAGCCACCAATGTGGGCAGCACCGAAGCGGCACTGGATGGCCTACAAGTGGATGGCACTTTGCATCTGTTATTAGGTGGCGATGGGAAATCAGCGGATTTCTCTGGTTTAACTCGCTTCCTCCAGGGCGACCAGATCAAGATTTATTGCTTTGGCCGCGATGGTAAGCAACTGGCTGAGCTGCGCCCGGAAGTTTCTCAACTGACGGAGACCATGGAGCAGGCTATGGCACTGCTGGCGAAATCATTAGCACCGCGAGACATGGTGTTGTTGTCGCCCGCCTGCGCCAGTTTGGACCAATTCCGCAGTTTCGAGCAACGCGGTGATGAATTTGCTCGTCTGGCAGAGGAGTTGGGCTGA
- a CDS encoding peptidoglycan glycosyltransferase FtsI, which yields MKAARPGKLKRQEEQASFISWRFALLCGCILLALVGLMLRTAYLQVINPDKLVREGDMRSLRVQEVPTARGMISDRSGRPLAVSVPVNAVWADPKELTERGGITLDTRWKALSDALEIPLDQLATRINANPKGRFVYLARQVNPAIGDYIHKLKLPGIYLRQESRRYYPAGQVMAHIIGVTNIDSQGIEGVEKSFDRWLTGQPGERTVRKDRYGRVIEDISSVDSQAAHNLVLSVDERLQALVYRELNNAVAFNKAESGTAVLVDVNTGEVLAMANSPSYNPNNLTGTPKDAMRNRAITDIFEPGSTVKPMVVMTALQHGVVKENSVLNTLPYFVNGHQIKDVARYAELSVTGILQKSSNVGVSKLALAMPSSALVDTYSKFGFGKATNLGLVGESSGLYPKKQRWSDIERATFSFGYGLMVTPLQLARVYATIGSMGVYRPLSITKVDPPVAGERIFPEPLVRTVVHMMESVALPGGGGTKAAIKGYRIAIKTGTAKKVGPDGKYMDRYLAYTAGVAPASNPRFALVVVINDPQAGKYYGGAVSAPVFGAIMGGVLRTMNIEPDALPTGDKSELVTNTKEGSGGRS from the coding sequence ATGAAAGCAGCGCGCCCCGGGAAGTTAAAGCGCCAGGAAGAACAAGCCAGCTTTATAAGCTGGCGTTTTGCGTTGTTGTGCGGCTGTATTTTGCTGGCATTAGTCGGCCTGATGTTGCGTACCGCTTATCTGCAAGTCATTAACCCCGATAAGTTGGTGCGCGAGGGCGACATGCGCTCATTGCGGGTACAGGAAGTTCCAACCGCCCGAGGGATGATAAGTGACCGCTCTGGCCGCCCATTGGCCGTTAGTGTCCCGGTTAACGCGGTTTGGGCGGATCCGAAAGAGTTAACCGAGCGCGGTGGCATTACGCTAGATACGCGCTGGAAAGCGTTGTCTGATGCGCTGGAAATCCCACTAGACCAACTGGCGACCCGCATTAATGCTAACCCGAAAGGGCGCTTTGTTTATCTGGCTCGTCAGGTTAATCCGGCGATTGGCGACTACATCCATAAGCTGAAATTACCCGGTATCTATTTGCGTCAAGAATCGCGCCGTTACTATCCAGCAGGCCAGGTGATGGCGCATATCATCGGTGTGACTAACATTGATAGCCAAGGTATTGAAGGCGTAGAGAAAAGTTTTGACCGGTGGCTCACCGGGCAGCCTGGCGAGCGTACCGTCCGTAAAGACCGCTATGGCCGGGTCATTGAGGATATTTCCTCTGTGGATAGCCAGGCGGCGCACAATCTGGTGTTGAGTGTTGATGAGCGCTTGCAGGCGCTGGTCTACCGCGAGCTGAATAATGCAGTGGCATTCAACAAAGCAGAGTCTGGTACCGCAGTGCTGGTGGATGTCAACACCGGCGAAGTGTTGGCGATGGCGAACAGCCCATCCTACAACCCAAATAACCTGACCGGTACGCCGAAAGATGCCATGCGTAACCGGGCAATAACCGATATTTTTGAACCCGGCTCGACAGTTAAGCCAATGGTAGTCATGACGGCATTGCAGCACGGCGTAGTGAAAGAAAATAGCGTGCTCAACACCTTGCCGTACTTTGTTAACGGTCACCAGATTAAAGACGTGGCCCGTTACGCAGAGCTATCCGTGACCGGGATCTTGCAGAAGTCGAGTAACGTCGGTGTTTCTAAACTGGCGTTAGCGATGCCATCCTCAGCTTTGGTAGATACTTACTCAAAGTTTGGGTTTGGGAAAGCGACCAATTTGGGGTTGGTCGGAGAAAGCAGTGGCTTATATCCTAAAAAACAACGGTGGTCTGACATAGAGAGGGCCACCTTCTCTTTCGGCTACGGGCTAATGGTAACGCCGTTACAACTAGCGCGAGTCTATGCAACCATCGGCAGCATGGGGGTTTATCGCCCACTGTCGATTACCAAAGTTGATCCGCCAGTGGCGGGTGAGCGTATCTTCCCTGAACCGCTGGTGCGTACCGTGGTTCATATGATGGAAAGCGTGGCACTACCTGGCGGCGGCGGCACTAAAGCCGCCATTAAAGGCTACCGTATCGCGATTAAAACCGGTACTGCCAAGAAAGTCGGCCCAGATGGTAAGTATATGGACCGATATCTCGCTTACACCGCTGGCGTTGCGCCCGCGAGTAACCCTAGATTTGCTCTGGTTGTGGTCATCAATGACCCGCAGGCAGGGAAATATTACGGTGGTGCGGTTTCTGCACCGGTGTTCGGTGCCATCATGGGCGGTGTCTTGCGAACCATGAACATTGAGCCAGATGCATTACCCACTGGTGATAAAAGCGAATTAGTGACTAATACAAAAGAGGGTTCAGGTGGCAGATCGTAA